The following are from one region of the Myotis daubentonii chromosome 2, mMyoDau2.1, whole genome shotgun sequence genome:
- the UBE2N gene encoding ubiquitin-conjugating enzyme E2 N, giving the protein MAGLPRRIIKETQRLLAEPVPGIKAEPDESNARYFHVVIAGPQDSPFEGGTFKLELFLPEEYPMAAPKVRFMTKIYHPNVDKLGRICLDILKDKWSPALQIRTVLLSIQALLSAPNPDDPLANDVAEQWKTNEAQAIETARAWTRLYAMNNI; this is encoded by the exons GAAACCCAGCGTTTGCTGGCAGAACCAGTACCCGGCATTAAAGCAGAACCAGATGAGAGCAACGCCCGTTATTTTCATGTGGTCATTGCTGGCCCCCAGGATTCCCCCTTTGAGGGAGGGACTTTTAAACTTGAACTATTCCTTCCAGAAGAATACCCAATGGCAGCACCTAAAGTACGTTTCATGACCAAAATTTATCATCCTAATGTAGACAAGTTGGGAAGAATATGTTTAGATATTTTGAAAG ATAAGTGGTCCCCAGCACTGCAGATTCGCACAGTTCTGCTATCGATCCAGGCTTTGTTAAGTGCTCCTAATCCAGATGACCCATTAGCAAATGATGTAGCGGAGCAATGGAAGACCAACGAAGCCCAAGCCATAGAAACAG CTAGAGCATGGACTAGGCTATATGCCATGAATAATATTTAA